A genomic region of Candidatus Edwardsbacteria bacterium RifOxyA12_full_54_48 contains the following coding sequences:
- a CDS encoding UDP-N-acetylglucosamine 1-carboxyvinyltransferase: protein MDKFVIDGGRPLSGMVRASGAKNAVLPAMAACLLAPGRSVLTNVPNVMDVRTMRRLLIRLGAKVDFEDNRMVIDVPDKLKCEAEYEIVKQMRASYYVLGPLLARFGKAKVSLPGGCSIGARPIDLHLKGMEALGAKIQILHGYVQAQGRPLKGARLLLAGTHGVSVGATINVMMAAVLAKGITVIESAALEPEVVSTAQMLVSMGADITGAGTPVMTIAGVEGLRPAETRMIPDRIETGSLMIAAAISGGCLTIEDCRPDHLAAVIDALRAMGVKVAAGDEMVTVEARRRVRPIDLTIAPYPGFPTDMQPQMMTLMTIASGLSVITETIFENRFMHVPELQRLGADIKVEGKSAVIKGVPELTGAPVMGSDLRASAALVIAGLKAEGKTEVNRIYHLDRGYERWERKLKKLGAKIRRVHQKMAV, encoded by the coding sequence GTGGATAAATTCGTCATCGATGGGGGCCGGCCGCTGTCCGGCATGGTCCGGGCCTCGGGAGCCAAGAACGCGGTGCTGCCGGCCATGGCGGCCTGCCTGCTGGCACCGGGAAGGTCCGTCCTGACCAACGTTCCCAATGTGATGGATGTGCGCACCATGAGGCGCCTGCTTATCCGGTTGGGAGCCAAAGTGGATTTCGAAGACAACCGGATGGTCATCGATGTTCCTGACAAGCTTAAGTGCGAAGCCGAATATGAGATCGTCAAGCAGATGAGGGCCTCCTATTATGTGCTGGGGCCCCTGCTGGCCAGGTTCGGAAAAGCCAAAGTGTCCCTGCCGGGGGGGTGCTCCATCGGGGCCCGTCCAATAGACCTTCACTTGAAAGGCATGGAGGCCCTGGGGGCCAAAATTCAGATACTTCACGGCTATGTCCAGGCCCAAGGCAGGCCGCTTAAAGGGGCCCGGCTGCTTTTGGCCGGTACCCACGGGGTTTCGGTGGGGGCCACCATCAATGTGATGATGGCGGCGGTTTTGGCCAAAGGGATCACGGTCATCGAATCGGCGGCCCTGGAGCCCGAGGTGGTATCCACCGCCCAGATGCTGGTATCCATGGGAGCGGACATCACCGGCGCCGGCACTCCGGTAATGACCATCGCCGGGGTGGAGGGCTTGAGGCCGGCCGAGACCAGGATGATCCCCGACCGCATCGAGACCGGATCTTTGATGATAGCGGCAGCCATCAGCGGCGGCTGCCTGACCATCGAGGACTGCCGGCCGGACCATCTGGCTGCGGTCATCGATGCCCTGAGGGCCATGGGGGTCAAAGTGGCGGCCGGCGACGAGATGGTGACCGTGGAAGCCCGGCGGCGGGTAAGACCGATAGATCTGACCATCGCCCCCTATCCCGGATTTCCCACCGATATGCAGCCCCAGATGATGACCCTGATGACCATTGCCTCGGGCCTTTCGGTGATAACCGAGACCATCTTCGAGAACCGATTTATGCATGTTCCCGAGCTGCAGCGTTTGGGGGCCGATATCAAGGTTGAGGGCAAAAGCGCCGTGATAAAGGGCGTGCCCGAGTTGACCGGGGCTCCGGTGATGGGCTCCGACCTGAGGGCTTCGGCGGCCCTGGTCATCGCCGGGCTCAAGGCCGAGGGGAAGACCGAGGTCAACCGCATATACCATCTGGATAGGGGTTATGAGAGATGGGAGCGGAAACTGAAGAAACTGGGCGCCAAGATCCGCCGGGTGCATCAGAAAATGGCGGTTTAA